CGTGCTCGGCATCCTGATCGGCAACCTCGTCACGGCCGGCGTGACGTACTGGCTCTGGCCCGTGCTCGCCGGGCGCGACATGGTGAACAGCCTCGAGTCGGCGCTGCGGCACATGGCGCTGCTCTCGCAGGTCGGCGTGTCGGGCGGCGTCGGCGAGCGGGTCGTGCGTCCCGCGCGCGGCTTTCGCTTGCAGATCTCGCAGGACCTCGCCGCGACGCTGCGCATGCACGGCGAGGCGCAGTTCGAGCCCGGGGCATCGACGCCCGAGCACCGCGACGAGCAGCGTCGCCTGCTCGCGCTGCTGCAGGCGGTGCAGGGCGCGTTTCTCGTGCTCCTCGCGCTGGTGCGCAACCGGCTGAACACCGTGCCGTCGCGCGTCGACCTGCCGTCGCGCGACCGCAGCCACGCGCTCGCGGTCGCCGTGGCGCCGAACCTCGAGGCCGCGGCCGACGAGCTGAGCGGACGTCCGCCGCGCCCTGCGCCCGCGATGGCGGAGCTGGTGCGCGCGGCGGAGGAGGCGATTGCCGCGGACGAGGAGCGGATCGGCGACGACGCCGATCGTCGCGCCGCGCTCGCCGTGCTCGCGAGCCAGCTCGAGCTCTACCGCGAGCTCGCGCCGCGGATCGAGGAGGTCAGGAGGCGGGCGCGCGCCGCTCGAGCCGCGTGAACGCCATCGCGTAGGGATTGCGCTCGTCGGCGGGGCGCTCCTCGCGCGCGGTCTCGCGCCACTCGCCGGGATCGAGCTCGGGGAAGTACGTGTCGCCCTCGACCCTTGCTGCGACCCGCGTCAAGTAGATGCGCGCCGCCCGCGGCAGCGCCGCTTCGTACACCGCGGCGCCGCCGATGACGAAGGCTTCGCTCTCGCCGGCCGCGTGCGCGATCTCGAGCGCCTCGTCGAGGTCACGCGCGACGCGGCAGCCGGGCGCGTCGAGCTCCGTCTGTCGCGTCAGCACGACGTTCACGCGTCCGTCGAGCGCGCGTCCGATCGACTCGTACGTCTTGCGCCCCATGATCACGTGGTGGCCGAGCGTGAGCTCGCGGAAGCGGCGCAGGTCGGCCGGCAGCCGCCAGGGCAGGGCGCCGTCGCGCCCGATCACGCCGTTCTCCGCGACCGCGACGACGAGCGAGACGATCACACCGCGACCGGAGCCTTGATCCCGGGATGGGGATCGTAGCCTTCGAGCGCGAAGTCCTCGTAGCGGTAGTCGAAGATCGAGGTCGCGCGCGGCGCGATGCGCAGCCGCGGC
This genomic stretch from Candidatus Binatia bacterium harbors:
- a CDS encoding dihydrofolate reductase; translated protein: MIVSLVVAVAENGVIGRDGALPWRLPADLRRFRELTLGHHVIMGRKTYESIGRALDGRVNVVLTRQTELDAPGCRVARDLDEALEIAHAAGESEAFVIGGAAVYEAALPRAARIYLTRVAARVEGDTYFPELDPGEWRETAREERPADERNPYAMAFTRLERRAPAS